Proteins co-encoded in one Micropterus dolomieu isolate WLL.071019.BEF.003 ecotype Adirondacks linkage group LG19, ASM2129224v1, whole genome shotgun sequence genomic window:
- the tmem265 gene encoding transmembrane protein 121 has translation MVPTPQVCVSTLVTVSTMAVVDLYLLEQSMLGARGLPGPSVWQCVTVLLGDVGFLLALRFVSAGVVSEARSPRRGFANALWFLFLSLLQLKLFFVCHNYRQERRPPDPLARKTLTLLLSICLPSLFLILTGADHMSPQRRKQEVRGRLLWVVVDLLDVLDLQAGLWEAQGGTAAGSGGVVEQRLPMWAEGLVFFYCYALLLLLPCVALTELGATGLPGQRGPRKEALYPWLSLVTINIFTLALRGTGMLWYRDPRVSTVFLGKNLLALAVKLSSAWERHKQEHGAAGAGTVAGIEPGDSTLPSQSSGQGEGQTQGKAPPSHYHTLSRSQSHTLSHVSLEPTDTPLGPSFISHEL, from the coding sequence ATGGTACCCACGCCCCAGGTGTGCGTATCAACCCTGGTCACAGTGAGCACGATGGCAGTGGTGGACCTCTACCTGCTGGAGCAGAGCATGCTGGGGGCTCGTGGTCTTCCAGGACCCAGCGTGTggcagtgtgtgacagtgttgCTAGGTGATGTGGGCTTCCTGCTCGCACTGCGCTTCGTGTCGGCCGGCGTGGTGTCAGAGGCGCGGTCGCCGCGTCGTGGTTTTGCCAACGCCCTCTGGTTCCTGTTCCTGTCCCTGCTCCAGCTCAAGCTCTTTTTCGTCTGTCATAACTACAGGCAGGAGCGCCGGCCGCCCGATCCGCTGGCAAGGAAGACCCTGACGCTGCTGCTGTCCATCTGCCTGCCCTCCCTGTTTCTTATCCTGACGGGAGCTGACCACATGTCCCCGCAGCGCAGGAAGCAGGAGGTGCGTGGCCGGCTCCTGTGGGTGGTGGTGGACCTGCTGGATGTGCTGGACCTGCAGGCGGGGCTGTGGGAAGCCCAAGGAGGGACTGCAGCAGGAAGTGGAGGGGTGGTTGAGCAGAGGCTGCCCATGTGGGCCGAGGGCCTAGTCTTCTTTTACTGCTAcgctctcctgctgctgctgccctgtGTGGCCCTCACAGAGCTGGGGGCCACCGGCCTGCCAGGACAGAGGGGGCCCCGTAAGGAGGCTTTGTACCCTTGGCTTAGCTTGGTGACTATCAATATCTTCACACTGGCTCTGAGGGGCACAGGCATGCTGTGGTACAGGGACCCTCGTGTGTCCACTGTGTTCCTGGGAAAGAACCTGCTGGCTCTGGCAGTGAAGCTGAGCTCAGCCTGGGAGAGACACAAGCAGGAGCACGGTGCTGCGGGAGCGGGGACTGTGGCTGGAATAGAACCAGGAGACTCAACCCTGCCAAGCCAGAGCTCAGGGCAGGGAGAGGGACAGACCCAGGGGAAAGCTCCTCCCTCTCATTATCACACACTGTCTCGCTCCCAAAGCCACACTCTCTCCCACGTCAGCCTGGAGCCCACAGACACACCCTTAGGGCCCTCTTTCATCTCCCATGAACTCTAG
- the npas4a gene encoding neuronal PAS domain-containing protein 4A, which translates to MYRSTKGASKARRDQINAEIRNLKDLLPITDADKARLSYLHIMSLACMYTRKSVFFTQEVGSLEESQRFLSFHELSELMQALPGFLMLVTGEGKLLYLSDSVSEHLGHSMVDLVAQGDSVYDIIDASDHLIMRTNLSTSTSVEMDHLFRCRFNTSKSVRRQSAGNKLVLIRARCLSPPATSPATGSYWTSNPVWVCFCSPLEPHPTRSSPGAERESTSAPPLAETNLFLACFHSQHGRDMRLQTAQDSVSAYLGFDVTALRSRSWYSLLHPQDLSHASAQHRSLLREGGEGRAEMVVRVQSQDQSWLWLYMVLQLQPGEIPISSNNYIISDSEAWSVRQQLSSEQTQLTLVLSAGTSQQEGMSLQSPETLSSPDQVFTPGSSGLSAQSFDFSTAGCSVGSSDDPGSSAAEAMQLEGDPRSSISSLEEESFFQQHPTESPSAASSPTPVTVETVADLDFLTQNILLPPSFQLDPPLPALPLPLPPVPTPQAQQSKEFVCTPPYTPQIGGASFPFGEPLFSFDPTGTTTPPPSATTASATTSIAPSASSSAPPTTASSPAPPTTLSTKLPLTLPTLSSDFLFTDPCSGSLYEKLPPTPDSPGDGDCTVMTLPEVRGPLYVDVPLGPLQCPPEGLLTPEASPGKQPCLSFFSMEREREKERAEISLLAQHISSLAEGFYLDPLLSKLSPPSMSPSSCPPSPFLSPTIETADVDSVHMLREFYPIKAWRGLDIPIFFDEDDSLFEESILETLLQDDFAPPQSTDLSSPSPSPMPDPSSPTSPQTPVYWRQPSQFEGVSHFCSVQSAQCNSMAGCGATVAAEAGAKAEGEGLAEEAMEIEVVSSPVSSCSSIPASPPLILTASPSPATSTPIASPTPAVSCTQSLLEELAVLEPMFGAGASIAPGLGQQPELYQLQCHPPPQCFHKDGSGSVPPF; encoded by the exons ATGTACCGCTCAACCAAGGGAGCATCCAAGGCTCGACGGGACCAGATCAACGCCGAGATCCGGAACCTGAAGGACTTATTGCCGATAACTGATGCAGATAAAGCGCGGCTCTCATACCTGCACATCATGTCACTTGCCTGCATGTACACCAGGAAATCAGTCTTCTTCACTCAAG AAGTGGGAAGTCTTGAGGAGAGCCAAAGGTTTCTGTCTTTCCACGAGCTGTCGGAGTTGATGCAGGCGCTGCCGGGATTTCTGATGCTGGTGACTGGGGAAGGGAAGCTCCTGTACCTGTCAGACAGCGTCTCCGAGCACCTCGGACACTCCATG GTGGATCTTGTGGCACAGGGAGACAGTGTGTATGATATCATCGACGCCTCAGACCACCTTATCATGAGGACCAACCTGTCAACCTCGACGTCGGTTGAGATGG ACCATCTCTTCCGCTGCCGTTTCAACACCTCCAAGTCCGTGCGGAGGCAGAGTGCTGGGAACAAGCTGGTTCTGATCCGGGCTCGCTGCCTTTCCCCCCCGGCCACCTCTCCTGCCACCGGGTCCTACTGGACCTCCAACCCAGTCTGGGTGTGTTTCTGCTCCCCTCTGGAGCCCCACCCGACCCGCTCCAGTCCCGGGGCAGAGAGGGAGTCAACCTCTGCCCCTCCCCTGGCTGAGACCAACTTGTTCCTTGCCTGCTTCCACTCCCAGCATGGCCGGGACATGAGGCTGCAGACTGCCCAAGACAG TGTGAGCGCCTATCTGGGCTTTGATGTGACAGCTTTACGCTCTCGCTCCTGGTACAGCCTCCTCCACCCACAGGATCTGTCACATGCCTCCGCTCAACACCGCAGCCTAT tgagagaaggaggagagggcaGAGCTGAAATGGTGGTGCGTGTGCAATCTCAGGACCAGTCCTGGCTTTGGCTCTACATGGTGCTTCAACTGCAGCCCGGAGAAATCCccatcagcagcaacaactaCATCATCAG TGACTCGGAGGCCTGGTCAGTGCGTCAGCAGCTCAGCTCAGAGCAGACCCAGCTGACCCTGGTTCTGAGTGCTGGTACTTCTCAGCAGGAGGGTATGAGCCTCCAGTCTCCAGAGACACTGTCCAGCCCAGACCAGGTCTTCACCCCAGGCAGCAGTGGCCTGTCCGCCCAGTCCTTCGATTTCAGCACAGCTGGCTGCAGTGTGGGCTCCTCTGATGACCCAGGGAGTTCTGCTGCTGAGGCTATGCAGCTGGAGGGCGACCCGCGCTCTAGTATCTCCTCACTGGAAGAAGAAAGCTTCTTTCAGCAACATCCTACTGAAAGCCCATCAGCTGCCTCCTCCCCTACTCCAGTCACTGTTGAAACAGTAGCAGACTTAGACTTTTTAACCCAGAACATTCTCCTACCGCCCTCCTTCCAGCTCGACCCTCCACTGCCAGCTCTCCCCCTGCCTCTCCCCCCTGTCCCCACCCCACAAGCTCAGCAGAGTAAAGAGTTTGTGTGCACACCACCCTACACTCCCCAGATTGGTGGGGCCAGCTTCCCATTCGGTGAACCCCTCTTCAGCTTCGACCCCACTGGCACTACCACTCCACCGCCCTCTGCTACAACAGCCAGCGCCACCACCTCAATTGCCCCTTCAGCTTCCTCCTCAGCCCCACCAACTACCGCCTCCAGCCCCGCTCCCCCCACCACCCTGTCTACCAAGCTCCCCCTCACACTACCTACTCTATCCAGTGACTTCCTCTTCACTGATCCCTGCAGTGGCTCCCTTTATGAGAAACTGCCCCCTACGCCTGACAGCCCTGGAGACGGTGATTGCACAGTGATGACCCTGCCCGAGGTTCGGGGTCCACTGTATGTAGATGTTCCACTGGGGCCCCTGCAGTGTCCCCCTGAGGGCCTCCTTACCCCTGAGGCATCACCCGGTAAACAGCCCTGCCTCTCCTTCTTCtccatggagagagagagggagaaggagagggcaGAAATCTCCCTCTTAGCTCAACATATCAGCTCACTGGCAGAGGGATTCTACCTGGATCCACTCTTGTCCAaactctctcctccctccatgTCACCCTCATCCTGCCCTCCCTCCCCCTTCCTGTCTCCCACCATAGAAACTGCTGATGTTGATTCGGTCCACATGCTTAGGGAGTTTTATCCCATCAAAGCGTGGAGAGGTCTGGACATTCCCATCTTCTTCGATGAGGATGACTCTCTGTTTGAAGAGAGCATCCTAGAAACCCTCCTCCAAGATGACTTTGCTCCTCCTCAGTCCACCgacctctcctccccctccccctctcctaTGCCCGATCCCTCCAGCCCAACCTCTCCTCAAACCCCAGTGTACTGGCGCCAACCCTCCCAGTTTGAGGGAGTGAGCCACTTCTGTAGCGTCCAATCGGCGCAATGTAACTCCATGGCTGGGTGCGGGGCGACTGTGGCTGCTGAGGCCGGGGCAAAGGCGGAAGGGGAGGGGCTAGCGGAGGAAGCAATGGAGATCGAGGTGGTGTCATCTCCTGTGTCCTCTTGCTCCTCTATCCCAGCTTCCCCTCCCCTCATCCTCACTGCCTCCCCCAGCCCTGCCACCTCCACGCCCATCGCCTCGCCCACGCCCGCTGTGTCTTGCACTCAGTCCCTCCTGGAGGAACTGGCCGTCCTGGAACCCATGTTTGGGGCAGGTGCCTCGATCGCCCCTGGCTTAGGGCAACAACCTGAGTTGTATCAACTCCAATGTCATCCACCGCCACAGTGCTTCCACAAAG ATGGGAGTGGAAGTGTTCCTCCGTTCTAA